One segment of Desulfovibrio sp. JC010 DNA contains the following:
- the fliD gene encoding flagellar filament capping protein FliD: MSDVGTVGAQVSAAKTTSSYWSGKTKFEKLGNGTDFGKIVENTVKQQGFHQRRLKNWKAQWVQKQKSLKELNTQMGELSTALKKMDSIGEFMGRKTSSSNEDYVTATADSSAPAAPYRVEVKQLAFNDIWTSKTGFAAENSVVSSTDTKLSISCGGKTANLDVPAGTTVQGLVKMLNATTELKGRVNVEAVKTANNDYRLKFSSLKMGADNCITFNSSTTLPCLQPASMTHLQQGQNSKIKIDGFPEGADKWIERDSNTITDASKGLTLNIKVPTSPKWVMINVSTDAEKVIENVREFVKQVNVVRKALRDIAKVNKETKEGAVLTGNYGVQLAAHRFKDITATQGSGFNNYDSSTGAGDKYNTLRTLGIETDTDQSSPNFGLLKIDEEKFQKAMKDDPEGVAKLFAADYEAGTSSPNFAVKSLIKGVTKAGSYEVSYTVSGGRVTSAFINGKAARISGWEITADDMAGMGMSIRVDNKNDGTYTGTAGIKTGKTIEMIETLKDMTNAKTGILNIISENYSGIIKNIDKKLDYEKERLDKLERSLKAKYARLDAVLAKYGGKMQMLQSQVAKLGGGKK, encoded by the coding sequence ATGTCAGATGTAGGAACCGTCGGGGCACAGGTCTCCGCAGCAAAAACCACCTCCAGTTACTGGTCCGGCAAAACCAAGTTTGAAAAGCTCGGTAACGGGACCGATTTCGGGAAAATTGTTGAAAATACCGTTAAGCAGCAGGGTTTCCACCAGCGCAGGCTGAAAAACTGGAAAGCCCAGTGGGTGCAGAAGCAGAAAAGCCTCAAGGAACTCAACACCCAGATGGGTGAGCTAAGTACTGCATTGAAAAAAATGGACAGTATCGGTGAGTTCATGGGCCGGAAGACCTCTTCGTCAAACGAAGATTATGTGACTGCAACCGCAGACAGCTCTGCTCCGGCTGCACCGTACAGGGTTGAAGTAAAGCAGCTGGCTTTTAACGATATCTGGACCTCCAAAACGGGGTTTGCCGCTGAAAATTCGGTTGTTTCATCTACGGATACGAAACTCAGCATCAGTTGCGGGGGCAAGACCGCCAATCTGGACGTGCCGGCAGGGACAACTGTTCAGGGTCTGGTAAAGATGCTCAATGCCACTACCGAGCTTAAAGGCAGGGTGAATGTTGAGGCTGTAAAGACTGCAAACAACGATTACAGGCTTAAGTTCAGCAGTCTCAAAATGGGTGCGGATAACTGTATAACCTTCAACAGTTCAACAACCTTGCCTTGTCTTCAGCCTGCGTCCATGACCCACCTTCAGCAGGGGCAGAATTCAAAGATAAAAATCGATGGATTTCCCGAAGGTGCAGACAAATGGATAGAGCGGGACAGCAATACAATCACGGATGCGTCCAAGGGATTGACCTTGAACATAAAAGTGCCCACTTCGCCTAAGTGGGTTATGATTAATGTTTCAACTGATGCTGAAAAGGTAATTGAGAATGTTCGCGAATTTGTGAAGCAGGTAAATGTGGTCCGCAAGGCCTTGCGCGATATTGCCAAAGTCAATAAGGAAACCAAGGAAGGGGCGGTTCTGACAGGGAACTACGGTGTTCAGCTTGCCGCGCACAGGTTTAAGGATATTACCGCAACTCAGGGAAGCGGGTTCAATAATTATGATTCATCAACCGGGGCGGGAGACAAGTATAATACTCTCAGGACTCTGGGTATTGAAACTGATACAGATCAGAGTTCCCCTAATTTCGGTCTGCTCAAGATTGATGAAGAGAAATTTCAAAAAGCCATGAAGGATGACCCGGAAGGAGTGGCGAAGCTTTTTGCCGCTGACTATGAAGCCGGAACCAGTTCGCCCAACTTTGCAGTTAAGTCGCTGATCAAAGGGGTCACCAAGGCCGGATCTTATGAGGTTTCTTATACGGTTTCCGGCGGCAGGGTCACATCCGCCTTCATTAACGGCAAGGCTGCCCGGATTTCCGGTTGGGAAATAACAGCGGACGATATGGCCGGTATGGGTATGTCTATCCGGGTGGATAACAAAAATGATGGAACATATACCGGAACTGCGGGCATCAAAACCGGGAAGACCATTGAAATGATCGAGACTCTCAAAGATATGACCAATGCCAAAACCGGCATCCTGAACATCATCAGTGAAAACTACAGCGGCATCATCAAGAATATCGACAAGAAGCTTGATTATGAAAAGGAACGGCTGGATAAATTGGAGAGAAGCCTGAAAGCAAAGTACGCCCGTCTTGATGCCGTGCTGGCTAAGTACGGCGGCAAAATGCAGATGCTGCAAAGTCAGGTTGCCAAACTGGGAGGAGGTAAAAAGTAA
- a CDS encoding anti-sigma factor encodes MDGTKRNLCNRTEKDIPFGPTPGCPEIDEICMYLDGTASEELVSSLEAHLADCSPCRKAVMEMRRNLNGAVVAPFGGHCTDKAKELVQEKDSESDNDQNREYKAMA; translated from the coding sequence ATGGACGGAACCAAGCGTAATCTTTGCAATCGCACGGAGAAGGATATCCCTTTCGGACCTACTCCCGGTTGCCCTGAAATCGATGAGATATGCATGTATCTCGACGGCACTGCTTCCGAAGAATTGGTAAGCAGTCTGGAAGCCCATCTGGCGGATTGCTCTCCCTGCAGGAAGGCAGTCATGGAGATGAGGCGAAACCTTAACGGAGCGGTAGTCGCCCCTTTCGGCGGACACTGCACTGATAAAGCCAAGGAGCTTGTTCAGGAAAAAGATTCAGAATCAGATAATGACCAAAACCGGGAGTACAAGGCCATGGCGTGA
- the ade gene encoding adenine deaminase: MSLSQMINLARGKGKADLVIRNCRVVNVLSGEIHEADVGIAGGVFLGFGNYKAEREFDARGRFLLPGLVEGHIHIESTLLTPPRFAQAVAGHGTAAVVCDPHEIANVLGRAGIEYMLKASRDLPVSIFFMFPSCVPATGLEDSGARLRAVDVEHFRRIYPERILGLAEMMNFPGVLAGDPEVLSKLEVAARSPINGHAPLLSGMDLNAYVLAGPRSDHECSRVSEAMEKLRAGMHLMMREGSLERNMEDLLDSVNEFNAQNISIVTDDRNVLDLCENGHLDYGLRRAVALGMDPLRAVQMVSINPARYYGLDGYGAVAPGFRANCFLVDDLKDFAINQVFLSGLPLEEYSFEIANGLPPRSSMNVGLQIDESMFEPDKGSGKIRVIGVTQGQLLTENLELEPLLNDGVPVADPARDICKLTVIERHRATGHHATGFVRGLGLSHGAIAGTVAHDSHNLIVAGMNNADMVLAARETVAMGGGFAVVREGKVLAKLPLPVAGLMSDRGLDEVADGVRGLDSATQQLGCSYNPFMLISFLALPVIPSLKLTDRGLVDVDKFDFTGLWVD; the protein is encoded by the coding sequence ATGTCGCTGTCTCAAATGATTAATCTGGCCCGTGGTAAGGGAAAAGCTGATCTGGTTATCCGCAACTGCCGGGTGGTCAATGTACTCAGCGGTGAGATTCATGAGGCTGATGTAGGAATTGCCGGGGGAGTCTTTCTCGGGTTCGGTAATTACAAGGCTGAACGTGAATTTGATGCCAGGGGCCGCTTCCTGCTGCCGGGGCTGGTGGAAGGGCACATCCATATAGAATCCACTCTGCTGACCCCGCCCCGATTTGCGCAGGCTGTTGCCGGGCACGGCACTGCCGCTGTGGTCTGTGATCCCCATGAAATTGCCAATGTGCTGGGGCGTGCGGGTATCGAGTATATGCTCAAAGCTTCCCGCGACCTGCCCGTATCTATTTTTTTCATGTTTCCTTCCTGTGTTCCGGCCACCGGGCTGGAAGATTCCGGTGCCCGGCTGCGGGCCGTTGATGTAGAGCATTTCCGGCGCATTTATCCGGAGCGCATTCTGGGACTGGCTGAAATGATGAATTTTCCCGGCGTGCTTGCCGGGGACCCGGAGGTCCTTTCCAAGCTTGAAGTTGCAGCGCGAAGCCCCATTAACGGGCATGCCCCTTTACTTTCGGGCATGGACTTGAATGCGTATGTTCTGGCCGGGCCGCGCAGTGACCATGAATGTTCACGCGTTTCCGAGGCAATGGAAAAATTGCGTGCGGGCATGCATCTGATGATGCGTGAAGGTTCCCTTGAGCGGAATATGGAGGATCTGCTCGATTCGGTGAATGAATTTAATGCGCAGAATATTTCCATTGTCACCGATGACCGCAACGTACTTGATCTGTGCGAGAACGGACATCTAGATTACGGGTTGCGCCGTGCGGTGGCTCTTGGCATGGACCCGCTGCGGGCGGTGCAGATGGTTTCCATTAATCCGGCCCGCTATTACGGGCTGGACGGTTACGGGGCTGTTGCACCGGGGTTCCGGGCCAATTGTTTTCTGGTGGATGATCTGAAGGATTTTGCTATCAATCAGGTTTTTTTAAGCGGCCTGCCCTTGGAAGAGTATAGTTTTGAAATTGCTAACGGTTTGCCCCCGCGCAGCTCCATGAATGTTGGCTTGCAAATTGATGAATCCATGTTTGAGCCGGATAAGGGCAGCGGAAAAATCAGGGTAATCGGAGTGACTCAGGGGCAGTTGCTGACTGAAAATCTGGAACTGGAGCCGCTGCTCAATGATGGCGTCCCCGTAGCTGATCCCGCACGGGATATCTGCAAACTCACGGTTATTGAAAGGCACCGGGCCACAGGCCATCATGCCACCGGATTTGTTAGGGGGCTGGGCCTTTCCCATGGAGCCATTGCCGGGACTGTGGCCCATGATTCACATAACCTGATTGTTGCCGGGATGAATAATGCGGACATGGTACTGGCCGCTCGTGAAACCGTTGCCATGGGCGGCGGCTTTGCGGTTGTGCGTGAAGGGAAAGTTCTGGCGAAACTCCCCCTGCCCGTAGCCGGATTAATGAGTGACAGGGGACTGGATGAAGTGGCCGACGGAGTACGCGGACTTGATTCAGCAACGCAGCAATTGGGTTGTTCCTACAATCCCTTTATGCTCATTTCTTTTCTGGCCCTCCCGGTAATCCCCAGCCTGAAACTTACAGACCGGGGATTGGTGGATGTGGATAAATTTGATTTTACCGGATTGTGGGTGGATTAA
- a CDS encoding aldehyde ferredoxin oxidoreductase family protein gives MHGWAGSVLRVDLDSGKIKRKALDPDIARDFIGGRGLNSLVLFNEIKPHIDPLGPENVYCLGAGPLSGTPLGLTSRVEVSTLSPYSGILGDGNAGGAMAFMMKRAGLDQIVIRGQAGHPSYLLIEDERAELRDAAEFWGLSVWETTDILREKHGKSASVACIGQAGENLVRVATTMVDKYASAARGSGAVLGSKKLKAIVVKGSGRVSLADPDTYKKLAAEDREFFRNSDFQREMVGQYGTHVGMMMWEPGFRNYEKFWEGKDVPEDLRPEAWKQYSQGRHGCHGCHVRCKDHYRIPSGNRAGETGKAMEYENIFCLGTNCGVTDPVAIMEMENICDIYGMDVLALGNTVAMLKDLYSRGLLDEELTDGLDLSWENHADQIELLHRTAMRQGLGNLVAEGMYTLAKRLGGQAMDYCYHVKGLSRGPYPSGVFSLAHATSTRGADHLRGRSWAFSQPDPDMFPILKEQGLLLENVDDDPAPAVIVGERMTTLTDCIGRCKGAVNNWISAMPLVWKKPIFEGLAELLTAATGENYTAEKLEQAADRVYALEHAFNIRQGTSRKDDCMPQKPETRDSAEGQADLQKHEEHLSRYYELRGYDQQGRPSPERLKELRLEFVEQGLKKIPARKEWDGPPMWRLENYPHGGKRS, from the coding sequence ATGCACGGTTGGGCAGGATCGGTTTTACGGGTTGATCTGGACAGCGGAAAAATCAAAAGGAAAGCACTTGACCCTGACATCGCAAGGGATTTTATCGGCGGACGCGGACTGAACTCGCTGGTGCTGTTCAATGAGATAAAACCGCACATTGACCCCCTCGGCCCGGAAAATGTGTACTGCCTCGGTGCCGGCCCCCTTTCCGGCACCCCGCTGGGACTGACCAGCCGGGTAGAAGTCAGCACACTCTCCCCCTATTCCGGAATCCTCGGTGACGGCAATGCGGGCGGCGCAATGGCCTTCATGATGAAACGGGCCGGACTGGACCAGATTGTGATCCGTGGGCAGGCGGGGCACCCCAGCTATCTTCTAATAGAAGATGAGCGGGCTGAGCTGCGCGATGCCGCTGAATTCTGGGGGCTTTCAGTCTGGGAAACCACAGATATCCTGCGCGAAAAGCACGGCAAATCCGCCAGTGTGGCCTGCATCGGACAGGCCGGGGAAAATCTGGTCCGGGTGGCGACCACCATGGTCGATAAATACGCTTCTGCGGCCCGCGGCTCCGGGGCGGTACTCGGTTCCAAAAAACTTAAGGCCATCGTGGTCAAGGGTAGCGGACGGGTTTCGCTGGCTGACCCTGATACTTACAAGAAGCTTGCCGCCGAAGACCGCGAATTCTTCCGCAATTCCGATTTCCAGCGTGAAATGGTCGGGCAGTACGGCACCCACGTCGGCATGATGATGTGGGAGCCGGGATTCCGCAATTACGAAAAATTCTGGGAAGGCAAAGATGTCCCGGAAGATTTACGTCCCGAAGCATGGAAGCAATATTCGCAGGGACGCCACGGCTGTCACGGCTGCCATGTGCGCTGCAAGGACCACTACCGTATCCCTTCGGGAAACCGGGCCGGGGAAACAGGCAAGGCCATGGAATATGAAAATATTTTCTGTCTCGGTACCAATTGCGGAGTCACCGATCCGGTGGCGATTATGGAAATGGAAAATATCTGTGATATCTACGGTATGGATGTGCTGGCTCTTGGAAATACCGTGGCCATGCTCAAGGATTTGTACAGCCGCGGCCTGCTGGATGAAGAACTCACCGACGGACTGGACCTGAGCTGGGAAAACCACGCGGACCAGATTGAACTGCTGCATCGTACCGCCATGCGGCAGGGACTGGGCAATCTGGTGGCCGAAGGCATGTACACCCTCGCCAAACGGCTGGGCGGGCAGGCCATGGATTATTGTTACCATGTAAAGGGGTTATCGCGCGGGCCCTATCCCAGTGGAGTCTTCTCGCTGGCCCACGCCACCTCCACCCGCGGGGCCGATCATCTGCGCGGACGCTCATGGGCCTTCAGCCAGCCGGACCCGGATATGTTCCCCATCTTAAAGGAACAGGGGCTACTGCTGGAAAATGTGGATGACGATCCGGCCCCGGCAGTAATCGTGGGCGAACGCATGACAACACTCACCGACTGCATCGGACGCTGCAAGGGTGCGGTGAACAACTGGATCAGTGCCATGCCGCTGGTCTGGAAAAAACCGATATTTGAAGGATTGGCCGAACTGCTTACCGCAGCAACAGGCGAAAATTACACCGCCGAAAAACTGGAACAGGCAGCGGACCGCGTATACGCGCTGGAACATGCTTTCAATATCCGCCAAGGCACCAGCCGCAAGGATGACTGCATGCCCCAGAAACCGGAAACCCGGGACAGTGCGGAAGGTCAGGCCGATCTGCAAAAGCACGAAGAACACTTAAGCCGCTATTACGAACTGCGCGGCTACGACCAACAAGGCCGCCCCAGCCCCGAGCGGCTCAAAGAACTGAGGCTGGAATTTGTGGAACAGGGATTAAAAAAAATCCCGGCCCGCAAAGAATGGGACGGCCCGCCCATGTGGAGGCTGGAAAATTACCCCCATGGCGGCAAACGGAGTTAA
- a CDS encoding RNA polymerase sigma factor, translated as MTLEHKSVINVIIKCAEGDKSSWDTFVEKYSGIIYFTINNTLKSKLRYCSQHHVDDICQNVFLRLVQNDRSLLKRYNPEKSKITTWLMVIARSVTMDFLRKGVYCLAPLDDFINELEAPAAPVKEGLDIPEQLLSPRQKLVVKLFFEDGLDISEISEFIGIKEQSVRSAKHKALTKLRSYHGVSGETYALTR; from the coding sequence TTGACTCTTGAACATAAGTCAGTGATCAATGTTATTATAAAGTGTGCTGAAGGTGATAAATCTTCTTGGGATACTTTCGTAGAAAAATATTCCGGGATAATATATTTTACCATCAATAATACACTGAAAAGCAAGCTTCGGTATTGCTCACAACATCATGTTGATGACATCTGCCAGAATGTTTTTCTGCGTCTTGTACAGAATGATAGAAGTCTGTTAAAGCGGTATAATCCTGAAAAATCCAAGATTACAACATGGTTGATGGTCATTGCCAGAAGCGTGACCATGGATTTTTTGCGCAAGGGGGTATACTGTTTGGCCCCTTTGGACGATTTTATTAATGAGCTTGAAGCCCCTGCGGCCCCGGTCAAGGAAGGACTGGATATCCCGGAGCAGCTTCTTTCGCCCCGCCAGAAGCTTGTGGTAAAGCTTTTTTTTGAGGACGGGCTTGATATTTCTGAAATTTCCGAGTTTATCGGAATAAAGGAGCAGTCGGTCAGAAGTGCCAAACACAAGGCCCTGACCAAACTGCGCTCCTACCACGGAGTCAGTGGGGAGACTTATGCACTGACCCGTTAA
- a CDS encoding flagellar hook protein FlgE, with product MGLKGSMFNGISGIRAHSQAMTIIGNNLANGSTIGFKGARTSFEDAFYSSVNTGAGVGQMGHGVGVASIYGDFKQGPFEPSSEATNVAIGGKGFFTVRHPDTDATFYTRAGNFIFNKQGVLTDPHGYVVQGWKVNPNSESGKPDIIGTPTDIKLDRFQSPPVRTSDIAMNVNLSSKAEDKCEVTGQPFFSLHQTWNGKNDPPIPADRYAFQNTIKTFDESGTSHDLTIYFDPVKNGQVVQDAAGNRVYEFIVTVPPNEDGRTIGGTALKTTSAAGLLMTGTMTFNPRGEMIGMSSFSLTGTPAGSLKSLTNWTPSPMSDDGKPIFTANFLGKANANLATDPDANPITLDFGLTNGSNPPTWSTPVPANAAALGSNLSLVPNFTTPKRGASYSTSYDTGNARNSQSQNGYGAGFLQAVEVDRDGVVTGRYSNGQVLDLYVLTLANFNNQYGLRREGGNLFSKTRDSGPALTGRAGTGPLGSIASNKLEQSNVDVGDEMVRLITTQRGFQANSKVITTADQLLGELIQLKR from the coding sequence ATGGGCTTAAAAGGATCAATGTTCAACGGTATCAGCGGCATCCGTGCTCACAGTCAGGCTATGACCATCATCGGTAACAACCTTGCCAACGGCAGCACTATCGGTTTCAAGGGCGCGCGCACCTCTTTTGAAGATGCCTTCTACAGCTCGGTCAACACCGGAGCCGGGGTCGGGCAGATGGGCCATGGTGTAGGCGTAGCCTCCATTTACGGCGATTTCAAACAGGGGCCGTTCGAACCTTCTTCCGAAGCCACCAATGTGGCTATCGGCGGCAAGGGGTTCTTCACCGTCCGTCATCCGGACACCGACGCCACCTTCTACACCCGCGCCGGTAATTTTATTTTCAACAAGCAGGGCGTGCTCACCGACCCCCACGGCTACGTGGTGCAGGGCTGGAAGGTCAATCCCAACTCCGAATCAGGCAAGCCGGATATTATCGGTACACCCACGGATATCAAACTGGACCGCTTCCAGTCTCCCCCGGTGCGTACTTCCGATATCGCCATGAACGTCAACCTCAGCTCCAAGGCCGAGGATAAGTGCGAAGTGACCGGACAGCCGTTTTTCTCCCTTCATCAGACCTGGAACGGCAAGAATGATCCGCCCATTCCGGCTGACCGCTACGCCTTCCAGAACACCATCAAAACATTTGATGAAAGCGGCACTTCCCATGATCTGACCATCTATTTCGACCCGGTAAAAAATGGTCAGGTTGTTCAGGATGCAGCTGGTAACAGGGTCTATGAATTTATCGTCACTGTTCCGCCCAACGAGGACGGCAGGACTATCGGCGGTACCGCTTTAAAAACAACCTCCGCGGCCGGGCTGCTCATGACCGGAACCATGACCTTCAACCCGCGCGGTGAAATGATCGGCATGAGTTCATTTTCCCTTACCGGAACACCCGCTGGTAGCCTTAAAAGCCTTACCAACTGGACTCCGTCACCCATGTCCGATGACGGCAAGCCCATTTTCACCGCCAACTTCCTCGGCAAGGCCAACGCAAACCTCGCCACGGACCCGGATGCCAACCCCATCACCCTTGATTTCGGGCTGACCAACGGCAGCAATCCGCCCACGTGGTCCACCCCGGTTCCCGCAAATGCTGCCGCGCTCGGTTCCAACCTCTCATTGGTTCCCAACTTCACCACACCCAAGCGCGGTGCATCCTATTCCACATCCTACGACACCGGGAATGCCCGCAATTCCCAGTCCCAGAACGGTTACGGAGCAGGGTTCCTGCAGGCCGTGGAAGTGGACCGGGACGGTGTGGTCACCGGGCGTTACTCCAATGGACAGGTGCTCGACCTCTACGTGCTCACCCTCGCCAACTTCAACAATCAGTACGGGCTGCGGCGCGAAGGGGGCAACCTCTTCTCCAAAACCCGCGATTCCGGTCCGGCCCTTACCGGACGGGCCGGAACAGGACCGTTGGGCTCCATCGCCTCCAACAAATTGGAGCAATCCAATGTGGACGTGGGAGATGAAATGGTCCGCTTGATCACCACCCAGCGCGGCTTCCAGGCCAACAGCAAAGTGATCACTACTGCGGACCAGTTGCTCGGCGAATTGATCCAGTTGAAGAGATAA
- the flgK gene encoding flagellar hook-associated protein FlgK: MLGNLFSIGRSAMQNAQTGLTVHGNNVSNLKTPGYRRRSVIQDENMSIRDGRWSIGTGASIDSIRRNLSQFLERGVLDKSPEFSRWSAQSGNLSMVEKFFVESKDAGISKSMSDMWAAWQALANNPQLGANRVALAGAAEKFSAQLNSVVSDLRRQQGLITDHLKQEVGKANDAIKELALLNKRIIADPTDNTLLDRRDVVLRGLSSLVDISVQEEANGQVIVSLGEGQKLVEGDKAFELKFEEGGVRNSLVPGSAFKDEVHFSGQSGEELTIQVVSGGNASGAAPAAQFKVSRDGGKTWISNPDGSEKLFNAGGQNDAVTVGGVKFWFGKAGQSASAATTQLKDGDRFILTPKSEVRWYKNTSTSESISPVPGNDGERRLKGGSIAGLLRARDEKIGSYIDKLNAFAKSMVWEVNRAHSQGAGLTDHANVLGSYGVRDATVPLSKSNLPYADKMTAGSFSMAFYNAQTGNKVSVSAIDFSSIAPGTKNFDPSVHSLENVRDAINASFPGKAQAVITNGKLSIKGVGDNRFQFSNDSSGVLAGLGMNTFFEGSDAASIQLHSSIKADPSKIAAAHVNGAGEVNKGDNSTARAVAALAGKKNIGFKSGGTVSETSFNDFYSSLVATIGSDSADAKANMSISQTVLKGLVDKQESVGGVNLDEEMQQIMSYQQSYKSAAQLIKTANQMFDVLLSLKS, translated from the coding sequence ATGCTTGGTAATTTATTTTCCATAGGCCGCAGTGCCATGCAGAACGCCCAGACCGGGCTGACTGTTCACGGCAACAACGTGTCCAATTTAAAGACCCCCGGTTACCGGCGCAGATCGGTAATTCAGGATGAGAACATGTCGATCAGGGACGGTCGCTGGTCCATCGGTACCGGGGCGTCCATTGACAGCATCAGGCGAAACTTAAGCCAGTTCCTTGAGCGGGGCGTACTGGATAAAAGTCCGGAATTCTCCCGCTGGTCCGCGCAGTCCGGTAACCTTTCCATGGTCGAGAAATTCTTTGTGGAAAGCAAAGATGCCGGGATCAGCAAATCCATGTCCGACATGTGGGCCGCGTGGCAGGCTCTGGCCAATAACCCGCAGCTGGGTGCCAACCGGGTGGCCTTAGCGGGGGCGGCGGAGAAATTTTCCGCACAGCTCAATTCGGTGGTCAGTGACCTGCGCCGCCAGCAGGGGTTGATTACCGACCATTTGAAGCAGGAAGTGGGCAAGGCCAATGACGCCATCAAGGAACTGGCCCTGCTCAATAAACGGATCATCGCCGATCCCACTGACAACACCCTGCTGGACCGCAGGGATGTGGTGCTGCGCGGACTTTCTTCGCTGGTGGATATCAGCGTGCAGGAAGAAGCTAACGGGCAGGTCATTGTTTCACTGGGCGAAGGCCAGAAGCTGGTTGAGGGCGATAAAGCTTTTGAACTTAAATTTGAAGAAGGCGGGGTGCGCAATTCGCTGGTCCCCGGTTCTGCATTTAAGGATGAAGTTCATTTCAGCGGGCAGTCCGGCGAAGAACTGACCATTCAGGTGGTCAGCGGGGGGAATGCTTCAGGTGCGGCTCCGGCGGCGCAGTTCAAGGTTTCACGGGACGGCGGCAAAACATGGATCAGCAACCCGGACGGCAGTGAAAAGCTTTTTAATGCCGGGGGGCAGAATGATGCCGTGACCGTGGGCGGGGTAAAGTTCTGGTTCGGAAAAGCCGGGCAAAGTGCCAGTGCGGCCACTACCCAGCTCAAGGACGGGGACCGTTTTATCCTGACCCCGAAAAGCGAGGTGCGCTGGTATAAGAATACCTCCACCTCCGAATCCATCAGCCCTGTTCCCGGCAATGACGGTGAACGTCGTTTAAAGGGCGGCTCCATTGCCGGACTGCTTCGGGCACGCGATGAAAAGATCGGCTCCTACATTGATAAGCTGAATGCGTTTGCCAAATCCATGGTCTGGGAAGTTAACCGCGCCCACTCGCAGGGTGCCGGACTGACCGACCACGCCAATGTTCTCGGTTCTTACGGGGTGCGCGATGCTACCGTGCCGCTCTCCAAAAGTAATCTTCCCTACGCGGATAAGATGACTGCGGGCAGCTTCAGCATGGCTTTCTACAATGCCCAGACCGGGAACAAAGTCTCGGTCTCAGCCATTGATTTTTCCTCCATTGCTCCGGGAACAAAGAACTTCGATCCATCCGTACACTCTCTTGAAAACGTACGTGACGCCATCAATGCCAGCTTTCCCGGCAAGGCTCAGGCTGTGATTACCAACGGCAAACTTTCCATCAAAGGCGTCGGGGATAACCGCTTTCAGTTTTCCAACGATTCCAGCGGAGTGCTGGCCGGGCTGGGCATGAATACCTTTTTTGAAGGCAGTGACGCCGCTTCCATTCAGCTCCATTCCTCCATCAAGGCCGATCCTTCCAAAATCGCAGCCGCCCATGTGAACGGGGCCGGAGAAGTGAACAAGGGGGACAACTCTACCGCCCGCGCTGTGGCCGCATTGGCTGGAAAGAAAAATATCGGTTTCAAGTCCGGCGGCACAGTCAGCGAAACCAGCTTCAATGATTTTTATTCTTCTCTGGTGGCAACTATTGGGTCCGACTCGGCTGATGCCAAGGCCAATATGTCCATCTCCCAGACCGTGCTCAAAGGACTGGTGGACAAGCAGGAATCCGTGGGCGGGGTCAACCTTGATGAAGAAATGCAGCAGATCATGAGCTACCAGCAGTCCTATAAATCAGCGGCACAGTTGATCAAGACCGCCAACCAGATGTTCGACGTACTGCTTTCGCTGAAGAGCTAA
- a CDS encoding flagellar hook assembly protein FlgD → MIDATTYLNNVTRNDKPKTPSKELGKDAFLKLFVTQLKNQDPVNPMKEKEQLAQLAQFSSLERLTNISKAMEGLAKTVNTVIGLTSTGYIGKTVMAKGFSVSKKGAETTSASINLPVACKSVYVDVFDKKGALVRSVEMGSKNAGKFDFKWDGKDKDGKAADDGQYRIVVRAEAPSGKKVLANIEVSGKVKAINTAGGQHVLELEDGRKVLLSNVTRVVA, encoded by the coding sequence ATGATCGACGCCACTACGTATTTAAATAATGTAACTAGAAACGATAAACCCAAGACTCCCAGCAAGGAGCTTGGGAAAGACGCGTTCCTGAAGCTTTTCGTTACCCAGCTCAAGAATCAGGATCCCGTCAACCCCATGAAGGAAAAGGAACAGCTTGCTCAGCTGGCCCAGTTCTCTTCCCTCGAACGCCTCACCAACATTTCCAAAGCCATGGAAGGGTTGGCCAAGACCGTCAACACCGTAATCGGACTCACGTCCACCGGATACATCGGTAAGACAGTCATGGCCAAGGGGTTCAGTGTGTCCAAAAAAGGAGCGGAAACCACTTCCGCGTCCATCAACCTGCCCGTTGCCTGCAAATCCGTTTACGTGGATGTTTTCGACAAAAAGGGCGCACTGGTGCGCTCTGTTGAAATGGGCAGCAAGAATGCCGGAAAATTTGATTTCAAATGGGACGGCAAAGATAAAGACGGCAAAGCCGCAGACGACGGTCAATACCGGATCGTGGTCCGTGCGGAAGCTCCCTCAGGAAAAAAAGTACTCGCCAATATTGAAGTCTCCGGAAAGGTCAAAGCCATTAATACGGCTGGCGGCCAGCATGTTCTGGAGCTTGAAGACGGCCGCAAGGTGCTCCTGTCCAACGTGACAAGAGTCGTCGCTTAA